ATTTTGACAGTGGTTAGGGTAGGCAAACGAAACTCTGGCTCTACATGACAGCTTAAGCCTATGTCTGCTAGACCATTCCAGAGCATTTCGGCATTTTGTTGATGGCGTTTCCAGCGTTGCTCTAGTCCTTCCTCTGCTACTAAGCGTAGAGACTCCCGCAAACCATAGTTAGTATTGACAGGTGCAGTATGATGATACACTCGCTGTTCGCCCCAATATTTAGCCAGTAGGGACATATCTAAATACCAGTTAGGTACAGGTTTGGCACGATTATTTAGCTTGGCGACTGCACGTTTACTCATGGTAAAAGGAGAAGCACCAGGAGGACAGCCCAACCCCTTTTGGCTACAGCTATATGCCAGATCGATACCCCATTCATCGATATACAAGGGTACTCCGCCTAAACTAGTTACCGTATCTACCAAAAGCAAACAATTGTGCTGGCGACACAATTGGGCTACTCCTTCTAATGGTTGACGCGCCCCCGTTGAAGTTTCTGCATGAACTAACGCTAAAACTGCGGGCTGGTGTGTTTCTAAATTAGTTTTAATCTCTTCTAAGCTAAATACTTGTCCCCAAGGCTTGGTCATGGTGCGGACATCTCCACCATAACGCCCCGCCATATCTACTAAACGATTGCCAAAATAGCCCTTGACCCCCACTAAAACCACATCTCCAGGTTCAACTACATTAGCTAAAGTCGCCTCCATTGCTGCTGTACCTGTACCAGCAACAGAGATTGTTAGTTCATTTTCTGTTTGCCAAGCGTAGCGTAAAAGATCTCTAATTTCATCCATCAATGCCAAATAGGTCGGATCGAGATGTCCTACAGGACTAATGCCCATTGCAGCAAGAACTCTAGGGTTAACGTTAGCAGGCCCAGGACCTAACAACAGACGAGGAGGCATATCAAGCTGTTTTGTTTTTAGGCGATAGCGATCGCTAATTCCTGTAGTTGCAACCATATTTTTAGTCTCTAAATTGTTTATTGCTTTATGCTTTTCTTTGCTTAGTTTACTTGATGAGGTTGGCAGAAAACATTGCCAAACTGAAGCTAGAAATGAAACAAAATATATGGCGGTGTTCGGTATACCCTTTAGAAACTTTAGTTGAATTTAATTGTGTTGTGTCAAAATGAAATAATTAAATCATGAGATTATGAACATAATCTGGATACATTAGGGATAAACAAACAAATGCCAATAATTTGTTACCATCCTCTTTAGTCGATCATTTACAGCATTTATAGAGCTAGAATCAATGACCTGTGCCACAGTCAAATTAGATACTCTCAATTTATCTCAAGCCAATCAGAAATTAGAAGATGCAGAAGCATTGTCTGTAGTTGAATGGAGTTGCAAAACTTTTGGCGATGGCTTGGTGATGACTACCAGCTTTGGTATTCAGGCGGCGGTAATGTTACACCTTGTAACTAAAATGATTCCCAAAATTCCTGTAATTTGGATCGATACAGGCTATCTCCCTGCTGAAACTTATCAATTTGCCGAACAGTTAACTAAAAAGCTCAATCTCAATCTTCACGTTTATCAGTCTTCTATTTCCCCAGCGCGAATGGAAGCTTTATATGGAAAACTATGGGAACAAAATGATGTAGAAGCTTTGAATCTCTACGATAAGATCCGCAAAGTCGAACCAATGCAGCGCGCCTTAGACGATTTAAATGCCACTGCTTGGCTGGCGGGACTACGTAAAGACCAAACGGCTCATCGTCAAAATTTAGCTAGGGTAGAACAGCAAAATAAGCTATATAAGATTTACCCTATTTTAAATTGGAATGCGCGGGACATTTATCAGTATCTGACTACTTACGATCTTCCTTATCATCCTTTTTTCGATCTAGGCTATGTTTCTGTGGGTGATTGGCACTCTAGTCGCCCTTTAACCGCTGATGACACTAATGGTAGAGATACTCGTTTTAATGGTTTAAAACAAGAATGTGGCTTACATTTACCGCAAACTTCAGGGGAAGAAGAAAGCCTTAATTGCAGCAGCTTATAAAAGCAAATCAGAGATTGGCGATCGCAATCTAAATCACATAAACCTACTTTGATTGAGATGCCTGATATTTGGCTGCTTTTGCCAGTAGAGACTCAGCAAAAGCGATCGCATCTTCTGCTGAATGCCCCCCCGTAATTTGTGCTATTTCTTCGGCACGCATATTATGATCATTTAGAGATTTTATTCTAACAACTGTACGTATATCTGCTATACCAGAGTTGCCGTTTTCCTGTTTGGCTTTAGCAGTTTCTTCGATGATAGTTTTCTCAACCTTAAAATGCCCATTTGCCATTGCTGCAATTAATGGTTGGTGGGTAACGCATAGTACCTGGTGCTGTTTACCTAGCTGGTGCAGCTTTTCGGCGATCGCCTGAGCAACTTTGCCCGAAACCCCTGCATCGATTTCATCAAAGATCAGGGTATGAGAACTTGATTCTGCACTACTAAAGCAGGCTTTTAGGGCAAGTAAAAACCGACTCATTTCGCCCCCAGAAGCAATTATTGATAATGGCTGTACAGCCTCTCCTGCATTGGGACTAAAGTAAAACACTACCTTGTCTGCACCCATCGCCGTAGGGCTACATTCAATTAGGCGACATTCAAATACTACCTTATCCATCGCTAGAGGCTTTAACTCTTTGACAAGCTGCTTTTCTAGCTTAACGGCAGCCTTTTGCCTTAGCTGAGTTAGCTTTTGACACTCTACTGTCAAATTGGCTATTGCCGACTCATATTCTTGCTGTAAGACTTCAATTGATTGTCCCGCCCCATTCATTTCAGCTAGTTCTTGCTGAAGCTGTTCATAAAGAGCAATCACATCGGCTAAATCTGGACCATATTTACGGCAGATATTTTTTAGCTGTCTGATTCTTAATTCGATCTCCTCCAAACGCTCTGGATCGGCTTCTAAACCCTCGCTATAGCTGTTAATTTGCTGTCCTGCTTCGACTATTTGCGCCAATCCAGACTGCACCATTTCTAAGATAGGAGCAAGTTCGCTATCGTATTCCACCATCTCCATCAGACAAGATTCGGCTTTACCCAAAAGATCTGCTCCCGCAGGTGCATCATAATCTCCCTCATAGAGCATTTGATAGGTTTGGTTGCCTAACTGCTGTAACTCCACTACATGAGACAGGCGATCGCGTTCTTGCTCAAGTTCTTCTAGTTCATCAGCATCAGTTAGTTCAGCCTCTTTTAAATCCTTAAGCTGAAACCGTAACAAGTCTTGGCGTTGCAATAGTTCTTGTTCGGACTGAATCCGTTTGTCTAAGGCTTTTCTTGCCTGCTGGGCAGTTTCATAAGCCTGAGTTACTATAGCTAACTGTTGAACAATCGACTTGCCACCATAGGCATCTAATAAATTTCTTTGCTTTTCCGAGATTAATAAATTTACGGTTTGTCCTTGCGCCGTAATTTCTACCAAGCGCGATCGCAATTCGCTCATCAACTGACGATTAACCAACACCCCGTTTACCCGACTGCGAGATCTCAGGTTGGCTTTGCCATTAACTATTTCACGGCTACAGATCAAAGTATCTTCTTCTAGGAGATCGATTTCTTGTGCTTCTAGCCATTCATTTAGTCGAGCATTAGTCTGGAAAGTCGCTTCCACCAGAGAGCGATCGCTGCCACTGCGAATCATGCGGACATTAGCTTTTCCGCCTAAAACAATATCAATTGCATCAAGAATAATTGATTTACCTGCACCAGTTTCTCCTGTTAAAACGCTTAAACCATTTTGCAGATTAAGTTCTAAAGAGTCAACTAAAGCAAAATTATTAATTTTTAGATTAACGAGCATCTAGATAAAATTAGGCTGGCTTGAACCAAAAGAATAAATAATTAAAATTAAATCTGCACTACCAGCAGTTTAGCTGAAGTCACAGAAGATTATTAGTGTTTTTTTATTGACTTTACTGAATCCTAAATATGCCGATCAACGTGGGTTAAATGAATACAGGTTAGTAATGAAATTTACATTGAGCCACAAATATCTTATCTTCAGTAACTTTGTATACTAAGCGATGTTCTTGAGTGATTCTTCTTGACCAATAACCCGTCCAATTATATTTGAGTGGTTCTGGTTTACCAAGACCATCAAAGGGGGTTTTTTTAATATTTCTCAGTATACGATTGATTCGCTTAAATACTTTAGGGTCTTTTTCTTGGAAGTCATAATAATCTTTCAAAGCAGAAGTGGCAAAAACAACTTTCAACAAGTCGGTTGGATATGCTGAAACAAGTTCAGCATCCCCCGACTTCAATTTCTACTTCAACTCCACCACCATCTTCTAATTCAGCGATCGCCTCAGACAAAACTCTAATATTTTCTTGACTAGACATCAAATGTAGGGTGGCTTCATTAGTCTGATAATCATCAAAGCTCATCACCACCACTTTTCTTCCGTTAGACCTCGATACTACGATGGGAATGCGATCATCTTCCACCTTATTAAGATAGTTAGCCAGATTTTGACGAAATTCTGAGTAATTAACAGATTCCATAAACTTAAGTACCCAAACAAGTACTTAAATTATAGCTCTTTATTAAACTAATAAAGATATACTTAAAAGCTGATTGACCCAACTTAATCTATGAAAAGCGATCGCTGGCGTGAAAAATTTGATTTGCCCCCATTATTTTGGCTGATAGCTTTAATTGCTTTCATCAACGCCATTAGTTTCACAATAATTATTCCCCTCATTTATCCCTATGCCAAACAGTTCGGCTTAAGCGATCTACAGGCTAGTTTACTAACTACAGCTTTTGCCTTGTCGCAGTTTTTTGGTACTCCCATATTAGGCAAGCTGTCAGATCGCCTGGGACGCAAATATATATTAGTTTTTAGTTTAGCGGGGACAGTAGTAGCGAATTTAATTGCTAGTGTGGCGGGGGTTGCTTGGCTGCTGTATGCTGCGCGAGTCTTAGATGGCTTGACTGGAGGGAATACCTCGGTTGCCAGTGCGGTAATTAGCGATATTACTACTCCCCAGCAACGTCCAAAAGCCTTTGGTATTTTTGCGGCTACCTTTCGTTTGGGGTTTGTCATTGGTCCTGTCTTAAGCTACCTAGCGCAGCAGTTGCCGACTTTTCCTGGGGTTTCTTCTCTGGGAATGAGTTTTTTGGTTAGTGCGGCGATCGCGGCTTTTGCTTCTTTGTTAACTTTATTTTTTCTCCCCGAAACCACTTCTCAATCAGGGGAATTTAAATTAAGCTGGGACGATTTTGCCTTTGGCAAGATTGTCAAATCTGCTACTAGACCAAAGTTGGGTAAATTGTTTGTCCTTACTTTTTTAAGCGGCATTACCTTTACTATCTTTACCTTTGCTTTTCAGCCGTTTTTCCTGTTTGTCTTAAAGCAAGATGCTAAAGGATTGGCAATCATGTTTGCTTTGGTGGGGATACTGGGCTTTATTTCTCAGGTATTTGCCCTTGAACCTTTGAGTAAAAAATTCAATCTAATTGATATTGTTAGCGTTTCTTTGGTTTTACGGGGAATAACTTTCTTATTGATGCCAACTTTCCCTACCTATGGCGCATTTGTGATTATTTTGATCGTCTTTGGTCTAGTTAATTCTTTTCCCATGCCTTTGATCGACACAGTGTTATCTCTTAATACAAACAATAAAGAACAAGGAGAAGTGTTGGGAATTAACTCTTCTTACTTAAGCATGGCTAATGCGATCGGTCCTGTCATTTCGGGCTTATTAGTTAGCATAAATTACACCACACCCTTGTGGATTACGGGAGTATTAACTATTTTAGTTGCAGGATTTGCCTTCAAACTCAAGCCTCAGTTTAAATGTACTAAATCAATAGTTAATAGCTGACGTTACGTACTCATCGATCTGTAAGACTACGCTCCTCGTCACCCCGTCACAGCAGCAAGCATTTTATCTAAACCGTTGCTTTTGCCTTAAATAGCTTTGATTCAAGCTCTCTTGGATCGAGGGGTTGGGCAAATAAGTAACCTTGGGCAAATTCGCAACCCAAAGCTTTTAATTGCTGTAACTGCTCTCTAATTTCTACTCCTTCGGCGATCGCATCTTGCAGAGAATGAATATCATCTAGTAAAATAACAAATTCATCTCCTCCCAAACGAGCCACCGTATCCATAGTTCGCAAATCTTCCGAGAGAGTTTTGGCGATCGCAATCAGTAATTTATCACCGACTAAATGACCCAAACTATCATTAATAATTTTAAAACGATCAAGATCAATAAAAAGTACCGCAAACAAGTGGTTTAGATTGCGTTAAGAATTTTGCAAGGCGCGCTCGATACGATCCATTAATAGGGTGCGATTGGGCAAACTAGTTAAGCCATCGTAGAGAGCATCATAAATTAACTGCTGTTCGGCTTTTTGACGTTCGATAATTTCTTGTTTTAGCTGTTGGTTAAAAGCTACTAACTTTTGATTACTAATTTTTAACTGTAGAGTTCGCTCCTGGACTTTTTGTTCTAGCTGTTGGTTTAAGCTCAAAATTTCGGCTTTGGCTAATTGTAGATCTAGTTGATTTTTAACTCGCAGCAAGACTTCTTCAATCTGAAAGGGTTTACGGACAAAATCATCACATCCTGCTGATAAAACAATCGCTCTTTCCTCCTCAAAAGTTGATGCTGTTAAAGCAATAATATAAACAGCCTGACCTTTTAGGTGTGATTTGATGTATTTAGTTGCTTCATAACCGTTCATCACTGGCATCCTCATGTCCATCCAAATTAGATGAGGCTGCCATTCTTGCCAGATGGCTACGGCTTCTTGACCGTTGTTGGCTTCCTTGACTTCAAAGCCAACTGGTTGCAGTAGTTTTAAGACAATTTGACGATTCTCCTGGCGATCGTCCACGACCAAAATACGATAGCTAGGCTGGTTTGGTTTTAAGGCAATAACCTTTTTCTGGGATTTGTGAGGTTGCAATTCATCAGCGAGAGGAGGTTCAGTCACAATTTGGAATTTAAATACCGTTCCTGTCTGCAAATCGCTACTGACGGTAATATTTCCTCCCATGAACTGCACGAATTTACGACTAATGGGTAAGCCTAAACCCGTTCCTTCTTCTGACTGTCTGCCTGTTTCTGTTTGCGTAAACGCATCAAATAGAGTATTTAATTCTTCGGGGGCAATTCCTGCACCAGTATCGGCAATTTCAAATAATAAAAGCTTATCGTTGGCTGCATCTGCTTTGACTCGTAGAGTTACTCCGCCTTCGGTAGTAAATTTAAGAGCATTATTTAATAGATTAATTAATACTTGCCGTAATTTACGTTCATCGGTACGCACGTAGTTCGGTGTATTGGGATGACGCTCAAATAAAAGCTGTAGGCTTTTAGCATCAGCCTTAAATTCTAACATTTCAACCGTGGTATCGAGGAGGCGATGTAGGTCAAAGCTATTGGAATTAAGATCGATTCGCCCAGCTTCGATTTTTGACAGATCTAAAACATCGTTAATCAAAGCCAGTAGATGTTCTCCGCTACGATTAACCACTGCCAAATTTTCTAATTGCGATCGCGTTGCTGATTTATCCCGCTGCATGATTTGGGTAAAACCGAGAATAGCGTTCAGAGGAGTCCGTAGCTCATGACTCATGTTGGCTAAGAAAGAGCTTTTGGCTTTGTTGGCTACTTCTGCTGCTTCTTTGGCAGTTTGTAATTCTTTGGTACGCTCGACAACCCGATTTTCTAGTTCTTGGTTGGTATTGGCTAATTCTTGATTAGCAGTATCCAACTCCTGGTTGGTGGCATCTAGTTGAGCAAAAGAAGACTTTAACTGACTTGCCATTTGGTTAAAGGAATCAGCTAAAACACTTAATTCATCGATCTTTTTAATCCTGACTGTTTGTTCTAAATCGCCACTGGCGATCGCCATACTGGCATTAATAAGGCGACGAATCGGCTTTGTTATCCAACGAGAAGTGATTGTTCCCAACAGAGTTGCCACTAATAAAGAAGCCAAACACAGTAAAATGGTAGTACGGGTATTAGCATTAATCTCTGCCATAAAGTCTGATTCTGGCATTACCACCACCATCAGCCAATCTAATCCCAGTTCGTCCTTCCAGGGAGTTACTTGAGCAAAATGCCTTTTACCTTCAAGCTCGAAGTTTACCTGTTGCTCGGTATTGATGCGTTCAAAGCTACTAAATTTAGATTTTAAATATTTGGCTGTGGCTTTGATTAAGGGATCGCTACTGTTGGCTACATTGAGTCGTTTTGCTTCTTCCTCAACAACATTATAGGGTGCTTCGTCACTAGAACTAGCAATAACTAAACCGTCACGCTCTAAGACAAAAACTCTGGCTGAAGGGCTAATATCAAAACTTCGTAAAAACTCGCTAATCCCTTTTAAAAGTAGATCGACACACAAAATAGCCAATAAATTGTGATCCTCGTCATAGAGAGGATAGTTAACGGGGACAGACAAGATATCTGGTGTTCCATCCCAAGCATAAACCTCTGTCCAAGTTGGTTTACCTTTTTTGACTGTTTCGGTGTACCAAGATTCTTGTAAAGGCTAATAGGGAGTATAATCTACTATCTTGGTGCGCCTACCTTGCTCGTCAACTCCATAGCCATAAGAATTCCAATTTGTCTCGGCAGAAAGTTCATCAATTGTAAAACTATCATTCTCTAGCCACCTTCCCGCCCCTGCATATTCACCCGTGGGTAAAGCATAAAAAATATAACCAACATTTTCAAATACCTGTAACTGTTGCCAATGATAAAGCCCTGCGGTTTTATAATCTCTGAGATTTAACAATCCTAGCTTGACAGCATCAGCATTAATTTGATTAATGGCAACGGCAGTTTTAATATAATTATCTAAATGTAAGGAAACGCGATCGCTTGCCTCTACTTGTAAATCCGTAGCCAGAGAATTTACAGCTTTTTGTCCATTACGAAAAGATAGATAACCAGTAATACTTACTGCTGCAAAAATTTGTAAGATAAATGGAACAACTAAGATTAAAGGTAAAGCAATACCTTTTTTTTGTTTGGGTATATTATTCTTACGGGTTGTCAATAATTGACGATCTAGCTTAAAGCTCATGGGGACTGAAGTAAAAATTCATAGCCATATTATTCCTTTCTACTAGGTCAAAATGATGATCGTCACCGATCGGGAAAATCTCTAAGTAAAGCAAGAAATTAATTACTCAGACCAAATATTTTTAACATTTAATGCCAAATGTCAAAAGGCATAACTGAAAATAATTGCTTAGACTGAAAGAGGTTACGTATAGTAAATTTTATTTTCAGCTAATATGGCTACTGGACAAGATACTCTGTGGGAAAAATTTATCCAACCGTTGTTTGGATTTTTAATTGATCGCGAAGCATTAAAAGAACTATCCGACAGCATAGACTGGGAGACTGAGAGCGATCGCCTG
This DNA window, taken from Pleurocapsa sp. FMAR1, encodes the following:
- a CDS encoding pyridoxal-phosphate-dependent aminotransferase family protein → MVATTGISDRYRLKTKQLDMPPRLLLGPGPANVNPRVLAAMGISPVGHLDPTYLALMDEIRDLLRYAWQTENELTISVAGTGTAAMEATLANVVEPGDVVLVGVKGYFGNRLVDMAGRYGGDVRTMTKPWGQVFSLEEIKTNLETHQPAVLALVHAETSTGARQPLEGVAQLCRQHNCLLLVDTVTSLGGVPLYIDEWGIDLAYSCSQKGLGCPPGASPFTMSKRAVAKLNNRAKPVPNWYLDMSLLAKYWGEQRVYHHTAPVNTNYGLRESLRLVAEEGLEQRWKRHQQNAEMLWNGLADIGLSCHVEPEFRLPTLTTVKIPDGVDGKAIAKRLLTEYNIEIAGGLGELGGKVWRIGLMGYNSRPENVLLLLDALEKVLKS
- the cysH gene encoding phosphoadenosine phosphosulfate reductase, with the protein product MTCATVKLDTLNLSQANQKLEDAEALSVVEWSCKTFGDGLVMTTSFGIQAAVMLHLVTKMIPKIPVIWIDTGYLPAETYQFAEQLTKKLNLNLHVYQSSISPARMEALYGKLWEQNDVEALNLYDKIRKVEPMQRALDDLNATAWLAGLRKDQTAHRQNLARVEQQNKLYKIYPILNWNARDIYQYLTTYDLPYHPFFDLGYVSVGDWHSSRPLTADDTNGRDTRFNGLKQECGLHLPQTSGEEESLNCSSL
- the recN gene encoding DNA repair protein RecN translates to MLVNLKINNFALVDSLELNLQNGLSVLTGETGAGKSIILDAIDIVLGGKANVRMIRSGSDRSLVEATFQTNARLNEWLEAQEIDLLEEDTLICSREIVNGKANLRSRSRVNGVLVNRQLMSELRSRLVEITAQGQTVNLLISEKQRNLLDAYGGKSIVQQLAIVTQAYETAQQARKALDKRIQSEQELLQRQDLLRFQLKDLKEAELTDADELEELEQERDRLSHVVELQQLGNQTYQMLYEGDYDAPAGADLLGKAESCLMEMVEYDSELAPILEMVQSGLAQIVEAGQQINSYSEGLEADPERLEEIELRIRQLKNICRKYGPDLADVIALYEQLQQELAEMNGAGQSIEVLQQEYESAIANLTVECQKLTQLRQKAAVKLEKQLVKELKPLAMDKVVFECRLIECSPTAMGADKVVFYFSPNAGEAVQPLSIIASGGEMSRFLLALKACFSSAESSSHTLIFDEIDAGVSGKVAQAIAEKLHQLGKQHQVLCVTHQPLIAAMANGHFKVEKTIIEETAKAKQENGNSGIADIRTVVRIKSLNDHNMRAEEIAQITGGHSAEDAIAFAESLLAKAAKYQASQSK
- a CDS encoding Txe/YoeB family addiction module toxin, with protein sequence MKVVFATSALKDYYDFQEKDPKVFKRINRILRNIKKTPFDGLGKPEPLKYNWTGYWSRRITQEHRLVYKVTEDKIFVAQCKFHY
- a CDS encoding type II toxin-antitoxin system Phd/YefM family antitoxin gives rise to the protein MESVNYSEFRQNLANYLNKVEDDRIPIVVSRSNGRKVVVMSFDDYQTNEATLHLMSSQENIRVLSEAIAELEDGGGVEVEIEVGGC
- a CDS encoding MFS transporter; this encodes MKSDRWREKFDLPPLFWLIALIAFINAISFTIIIPLIYPYAKQFGLSDLQASLLTTAFALSQFFGTPILGKLSDRLGRKYILVFSLAGTVVANLIASVAGVAWLLYAARVLDGLTGGNTSVASAVISDITTPQQRPKAFGIFAATFRLGFVIGPVLSYLAQQLPTFPGVSSLGMSFLVSAAIAAFASLLTLFFLPETTSQSGEFKLSWDDFAFGKIVKSATRPKLGKLFVLTFLSGITFTIFTFAFQPFFLFVLKQDAKGLAIMFALVGILGFISQVFALEPLSKKFNLIDIVSVSLVLRGITFLLMPTFPTYGAFVIILIVFGLVNSFPMPLIDTVLSLNTNNKEQGEVLGINSSYLSMANAIGPVISGLLVSINYTTPLWITGVLTILVAGFAFKLKPQFKCTKSIVNS
- a CDS encoding diguanylate cyclase domain-containing protein — protein: MFAVLFIDLDRFKIINDSLGHLVGDKLLIAIAKTLSEDLRTMDTVARLGGDEFVILLDDIHSLQDAIAEGVEIREQLQQLKALGCEFAQGYLFAQPLDPRELESKLFKAKATV
- a CDS encoding ATP-binding protein, which translates into the protein MVVVMPESDFMAEINANTRTTILLCLASLLVATLLGTITSRWITKPIRRLINASMAIASGDLEQTVRIKKIDELSVLADSFNQMASQLKSSFAQLDATNQELDTANQELANTNQELENRVVERTKELQTAKEAAEVANKAKSSFLANMSHELRTPLNAILGFTQIMQRDKSATRSQLENLAVVNRSGEHLLALINDVLDLSKIEAGRIDLNSNSFDLHRLLDTTVEMLEFKADAKSLQLLFERHPNTPNYVRTDERKLRQVLINLLNNALKFTTEGGVTLRVKADAANDKLLLFEIADTGAGIAPEELNTLFDAFTQTETGRQSEEGTGLGLPISRKFVQFMGGNITVSSDLQTGTVFKFQIVTEPPLADELQPHKSQKKVIALKPNQPSYRILVVDDRQENRQIVLKLLQPVGFEVKEANNGQEAVAIWQEWQPHLIWMDMRMPVMNGYEATKYIKSHLKGQAVYIIALTASTFEEERAIVLSAGCDDFVRKPFQIEEVLLRVKNQLDLQLAKAEILSLNQQLEQKVQERTLQLKISNQKLVAFNQQLKQEIIERQKAEQQLIYDALYDGLTSLPNRTLLMDRIERALQNS